In Saccharicrinis fermentans DSM 9555 = JCM 21142, a genomic segment contains:
- the dnaE gene encoding DNA polymerase III subunit alpha, with protein MFLIFDTETTGLPKNWKAPITDTDNWPRMVQLAWQCHDVEGNFLFAKNHVITPDGYTIPEDVVAVHGITTEIAYEKGIPLKEALEDFMADVEKSKFIIGHNVNFDINIVGCELIRSEMDEQTLVNAPMIDTMTGSKEFCALTRGGKLKNPTLTELHIKLFKVPFEEAHNAAADVEATSRCFLELIRVGGLPLQMLQMTDAELEAFRKNNPREIALVGIKYESFKVDVFEDIPLEEEERIITEAAKDAEIWPFVHLHVHTQYSILDGANKTGAIAAKAKEDGQPAVAITDHGGMFGVKEFHEACKKNDVKPILGVEAYVAQRGHLRKDDKTDSSGHHIILLAKNYKGYQNLLQLTSIAHTDGFYYKPRIDKELLEKYSEGIIVTSACLGGEVAQHIMQGNLDKAKETIRWFKRVFGDDYYLELMRHINNDPILRRDTWQNQAKVNRVLIKLGKELGVKVVATNDSHFTNEEDAEAHDMLVCLSTGRDYTDPTRMRYSKQEWFKSCEEMSKLFADIPEAIHNTIEIADKVEFFELNSDPIMPPFDIPEDFGTYEGYCEKYDEAALIEEFGEDSFKRLGGYEKVVQIKLEADYLEHLTYEGAKLRYPDNFTEEKKERIVFELNTIKTMGFPGYFLIVQDFINWAKDNGVLVGPGRGSAAGAAVAYCIKITDVDPIKYDLLFERFLNPDRISMPDVDIDFDDDGRQRVLDYVTGRYGKDKVAHICTFGTMATKSSIKDVARVLNLDLSEANRLAKMVPEAPKMNFKKAFKEVPELELEKESPDPLVAQTMKFAEQLEGAVRQTGVHACGVLIGKNPLVEHLPVMPTKGEELLTTQYDGRFVENIGLLKMDFLGLKTLSIFKEVLGNIKLSKGIDVDLANIPLDDEKTFELFGKGETTAVFQFESPGMKKHLRGLQPNRFEDLVAMNALYRPGPMEYIPSFIERKHGREKIIYDHPLMEPYLKDTYGITVYQEQVMLQSRALGGFTRGDSDSLRKAMGKKVIAMMDKLKLKFIDGCLASEDFVNPCKNGETTISKPEDLIEKIWKDWEAFASYAFNKSHSVCYAFVAYQSGYLKAHYPAEFMAGVLSRNLTDISKITTFMEECKRMGMEVLGPDVNESYRKFTVNKSGAIRFGMAGVKGVGAGAVEEIIRVREEGGPFKDIFDFVERVNLQTVNKKNLEALAAAGGFDGFTDLHRAQYFASLPGEQTTFVENLARYGNLYQNDQATAASSLFGAAGANAAITKPVAPVCEEFSILEKLAREKDLIGIYLSAHPLDVYKLEINHFCTTKFKDLEDLEKMKGRDVTMGGIVTAARSGTTKKGNPYGIMTVDDYTGSYEFAFFGRDYPEFAKFMVEGYYILIKGKVQEKQWSKDGELEVKVNKIEMLDGVRESRISGINIQIPLQSLDDALVTDLAELTKETEGNVTLRFSIYDKEDQTQHAQFFSRSTKINLSDEIVDYLDSHPEISFSLS; from the coding sequence ATGTTTTTAATATTTGATACTGAAACTACTGGACTTCCTAAGAATTGGAAAGCACCTATAACCGATACTGATAACTGGCCCAGAATGGTACAGTTGGCATGGCAATGTCATGATGTGGAGGGTAACTTCTTGTTTGCCAAAAACCATGTGATTACACCTGATGGGTATACTATTCCTGAGGATGTGGTAGCAGTGCATGGTATCACCACTGAAATAGCCTACGAAAAGGGTATTCCTTTGAAAGAGGCGTTGGAGGATTTCATGGCCGATGTGGAAAAAAGTAAATTTATCATTGGTCATAATGTGAACTTCGATATTAATATTGTTGGTTGTGAGTTGATTCGCTCTGAGATGGATGAGCAGACCTTGGTGAATGCGCCCATGATTGATACTATGACGGGTAGTAAGGAGTTTTGTGCTTTAACACGGGGCGGGAAACTTAAAAATCCAACACTTACGGAGTTACATATAAAGCTTTTTAAAGTTCCTTTTGAAGAAGCGCATAATGCTGCGGCCGATGTGGAGGCTACTTCCAGGTGTTTTTTGGAGTTGATTCGGGTAGGAGGACTGCCTTTGCAGATGCTGCAAATGACAGATGCTGAGCTGGAGGCTTTTAGGAAGAATAATCCCCGTGAGATTGCTTTGGTGGGTATTAAGTACGAATCTTTTAAAGTGGATGTTTTTGAAGATATTCCCTTGGAGGAAGAGGAACGTATCATTACCGAGGCCGCTAAAGATGCGGAGATATGGCCCTTTGTTCATCTTCATGTTCACACACAATATTCTATTTTGGATGGAGCCAATAAAACAGGTGCCATCGCTGCTAAAGCCAAGGAAGATGGTCAGCCTGCTGTGGCTATTACCGATCATGGAGGTATGTTTGGTGTGAAAGAGTTTCATGAGGCATGTAAAAAGAACGATGTAAAGCCAATTCTTGGTGTTGAAGCTTATGTTGCTCAACGCGGCCATCTGCGTAAGGATGACAAAACAGATTCCTCAGGACATCATATCATATTATTGGCTAAAAACTACAAAGGCTATCAAAACCTATTGCAGCTCACTTCCATTGCACATACCGATGGTTTTTATTATAAACCACGTATTGATAAGGAGCTGCTTGAAAAATATAGCGAGGGTATTATTGTTACCAGTGCTTGCCTGGGAGGAGAGGTGGCTCAACATATTATGCAGGGAAACCTGGATAAAGCCAAGGAAACCATTCGGTGGTTTAAGCGGGTGTTTGGAGATGATTATTACCTGGAGTTGATGCGCCATATTAATAATGATCCTATTTTAAGGCGTGATACCTGGCAAAATCAAGCCAAGGTGAACCGTGTGCTGATAAAATTGGGAAAAGAATTGGGGGTGAAAGTGGTTGCGACCAATGACAGTCACTTTACCAATGAAGAAGACGCCGAGGCGCATGATATGTTGGTATGCTTAAGTACCGGTCGTGATTATACCGATCCTACACGCATGCGCTATTCTAAGCAAGAGTGGTTTAAATCTTGTGAAGAGATGAGTAAGCTCTTTGCTGATATTCCGGAAGCGATTCATAATACCATTGAAATAGCCGACAAGGTTGAGTTCTTTGAGCTGAATAGTGATCCTATTATGCCTCCGTTTGATATTCCTGAGGATTTTGGAACTTATGAAGGATATTGTGAAAAATATGATGAGGCAGCACTGATCGAAGAGTTTGGTGAAGATTCGTTTAAGCGTTTGGGTGGATATGAGAAGGTGGTGCAGATTAAACTGGAAGCTGATTATCTAGAACATCTAACCTACGAGGGAGCTAAATTGAGATATCCCGATAATTTTACGGAGGAAAAAAAGGAACGTATTGTCTTTGAGTTAAATACGATCAAGACCATGGGTTTTCCAGGGTATTTCCTGATTGTGCAGGATTTTATTAACTGGGCCAAGGATAACGGCGTTCTGGTGGGACCGGGAAGGGGTTCTGCTGCCGGAGCCGCTGTTGCCTATTGTATTAAAATTACGGATGTGGATCCCATTAAGTATGATCTGCTGTTTGAGCGTTTCTTAAATCCGGATCGTATCTCCATGCCCGATGTGGATATTGATTTTGATGATGATGGCAGGCAAAGGGTGTTGGATTATGTAACTGGAAGGTATGGAAAAGATAAAGTAGCCCATATTTGTACTTTTGGTACGATGGCTACTAAAAGTTCCATTAAAGATGTGGCCAGGGTGCTGAACCTGGATTTGTCGGAGGCAAACCGTCTGGCTAAGATGGTGCCAGAAGCTCCTAAGATGAATTTTAAAAAGGCCTTTAAAGAAGTTCCCGAGCTGGAGCTGGAGAAAGAGTCGCCCGATCCTTTGGTGGCTCAAACAATGAAGTTTGCGGAACAATTGGAAGGAGCCGTTAGACAGACAGGCGTGCACGCTTGTGGTGTTCTGATTGGTAAAAATCCTCTGGTGGAGCACCTGCCGGTGATGCCTACCAAAGGGGAAGAATTGCTCACAACGCAGTACGATGGACGTTTTGTGGAGAATATCGGTTTGTTAAAAATGGACTTTCTGGGACTAAAGACTTTGTCCATATTTAAAGAAGTGTTGGGTAATATCAAGCTGTCCAAAGGAATCGATGTTGATCTGGCAAATATTCCTTTAGATGATGAAAAGACTTTTGAGCTCTTTGGTAAGGGTGAGACAACGGCCGTATTTCAGTTTGAGTCTCCGGGCATGAAAAAGCACTTGCGAGGATTGCAGCCAAACCGTTTCGAGGATTTGGTGGCCATGAATGCCTTGTATCGTCCGGGTCCTATGGAATATATTCCTTCATTTATTGAACGTAAGCATGGACGAGAGAAAATCATATATGACCATCCTTTGATGGAGCCCTACCTAAAAGATACCTATGGTATTACGGTGTATCAGGAGCAGGTGATGCTCCAGTCGAGAGCATTGGGTGGCTTTACAAGGGGTGACTCCGATTCGCTACGTAAGGCCATGGGTAAGAAGGTCATTGCCATGATGGATAAGCTGAAGCTTAAATTTATTGATGGCTGTTTGGCGAGTGAGGACTTTGTGAATCCTTGTAAGAATGGAGAAACAACCATTAGTAAGCCCGAAGATCTCATTGAAAAAATATGGAAAGACTGGGAGGCTTTTGCCAGTTATGCCTTTAATAAATCCCACTCCGTGTGCTACGCTTTTGTGGCTTATCAGTCGGGATATTTGAAAGCGCACTATCCTGCAGAGTTTATGGCCGGGGTTTTGAGTCGTAACCTTACCGACATTAGCAAGATTACCACCTTTATGGAGGAATGTAAGCGGATGGGAATGGAGGTTTTAGGTCCTGATGTGAATGAGAGTTACCGTAAATTTACCGTAAATAAAAGTGGAGCCATTCGTTTTGGAATGGCAGGAGTAAAAGGTGTGGGAGCTGGTGCAGTAGAAGAAATTATCAGGGTACGTGAAGAGGGCGGACCTTTTAAGGATATATTTGATTTTGTGGAGCGTGTGAATCTGCAGACAGTCAATAAAAAGAACCTGGAGGCCTTGGCCGCTGCAGGTGGTTTTGATGGTTTCACCGATTTACATCGAGCGCAGTATTTTGCTTCGTTACCCGGAGAACAAACCACTTTTGTGGAAAACCTAGCCCGTTATGGTAACTTGTATCAAAATGATCAGGCCACAGCGGCCAGTTCTCTCTTTGGTGCAGCTGGCGCCAATGCGGCCATTACCAAGCCGGTAGCACCGGTCTGTGAAGAGTTTTCCATACTTGAGAAACTAGCCCGTGAAAAGGATCTGATCGGAATTTACCTTTCTGCACACCCACTGGATGTTTACAAGCTGGAGATAAATCATTTTTGTACAACCAAATTTAAAGATTTGGAAGACCTGGAAAAGATGAAAGGTAGAGATGTGACTATGGGCGGAATTGTGACGGCGGCTCGTTCCGGTACCACCAAAAAAGGGAATCCATATGGTATTATGACAGTGGATGATTATACCGGATCGTATGAGTTTGCCTTTTTTGGACGAGATTATCCTGAATTCGCCAAGTTTATGGTAGAGGGATATTACATTCTTATTAAGGGAAAGGTGCAGGAGAAACAGTGGAGTAAGGATGGAGAGCTAGAGGTGAAAGTTAATAAAATTGAGATGTTGGATGGGGTTCGTGAATCTCGAATATCGGGTATTAACATTCAGATCCCCTTGCAGTCGCTGGACGATGCTTTGGTGACCGATTTGGCTGAACTTACCAAGGAAACCGAAGGAAATGTGACACTTCGCTTTTCGATATATGATAAGGAAGACCAAACACAACATGCGCAGTTTTTTTCCAGATCAACAAAAATAAATCTGAGCGATGAAATAGTGGATTATTTGGATTCCCATCCCGAAATATCATTTTCATTATCTTAG
- a CDS encoding AraC family transcriptional regulator, whose product MKAILENIAIDQEALLLAYQYSQDNFVDPLHFHPEYELVYILEGSGTRYVGDKIEPFEKGDLVLMSPNMVHCWKNEVGSSSRCQSLVIQWKPVLVDDRPELSDLFPLLQDSQRGLKIQASPSIIELMEKIIKERGLHQHILFLQLLYILSTYAHKRFICSSIRSQKITTTTSDRLNTIFSHIESNYQNKIHLQTLAKLVGLSESAFSRFFSKAMGKPFFSFLNEYRIQRVCKLLQEKDVTVSEACYLSGFDSLPFFHRQFKKYKSITPYHYKKEYGRSYEFNH is encoded by the coding sequence ATGAAAGCAATACTAGAAAACATAGCCATCGATCAAGAAGCCTTATTACTAGCCTACCAATACAGCCAAGATAATTTTGTTGATCCATTACATTTTCATCCCGAATACGAGTTGGTATATATCCTGGAGGGTTCCGGGACACGATATGTAGGCGATAAAATTGAGCCTTTTGAAAAGGGAGACTTGGTATTAATGTCTCCCAACATGGTTCATTGCTGGAAAAACGAGGTAGGTTCTTCTTCCAGGTGTCAATCACTGGTGATACAATGGAAACCGGTTTTGGTGGATGACAGACCTGAGTTATCAGACCTTTTTCCTCTATTACAAGACAGTCAACGAGGCTTAAAAATTCAAGCATCCCCCTCTATCATCGAGCTTATGGAAAAGATAATAAAAGAAAGAGGGCTTCATCAACATATTCTATTTTTACAGTTACTATATATTTTGAGCACCTATGCTCACAAACGTTTTATATGCAGCTCCATCAGAAGCCAAAAGATCACCACCACAACAAGCGACCGTTTAAACACCATTTTTAGCCATATAGAGTCTAATTATCAAAATAAGATTCACTTACAGACGTTGGCCAAACTTGTTGGTTTATCGGAATCAGCTTTCTCCCGATTCTTCAGCAAGGCCATGGGCAAGCCCTTTTTCTCTTTTCTGAATGAATACCGAATACAAAGAGTTTGTAAGCTTCTCCAAGAAAAGGACGTAACCGTATCGGAAGCCTGTTATTTAAGTGGTTTCGATAGCCTGCCCTTCTTTCATCGGCAGTTTAAAAAATACAAATCCATTACCCCCTATCATTATAAAAAAGAATACGGGCGCTCCTATGAATTCAACCATTAA
- a CDS encoding NAD(P)/FAD-dependent oxidoreductase — protein sequence MDTSNLKCVIIGASQAGVSCAFALREEGWKGEIRLFDADSKCPYSRPPLSKGALTGKDNMDDHVLKPLHLYQKENIHLHLGSKVVSLDPIDNQIVLSNQAVYEFDNLVLATGARAFVPPIPGIDSVEKVFVLRTQSDAENIRREVSHSTDKEVLIIGGGYIGLETASSLSAMGARVTVLEREQRILERVTAPVMSAFFMHLHTRHKVDIKLNKNVVSVDQEDKCRVVCEDGSTYQADIIVVGVGVMVNTELAEQAAIKVDNGIWVNSSMQTSRKNIYAIGDCTRHYNPFYDRYIRLESVQNANDQAKIAAASLCGNKGVYDVLPWFWSDQYDVKLQIVGLSEGYDNLVVRHEDGKENAFSVWYFHKEQLLAVDAVNNAKAYMIGAKFIRQKIGVDKNKLGDSRIPLKPTNLLKE from the coding sequence ATGGATACATCCAATTTAAAATGTGTAATCATAGGAGCCAGCCAGGCCGGAGTCAGCTGCGCATTTGCTCTCAGGGAAGAAGGATGGAAAGGTGAAATCAGGCTATTTGATGCGGATTCGAAATGTCCTTACTCTCGTCCTCCATTGTCAAAAGGTGCACTTACGGGTAAAGACAATATGGATGACCATGTGTTAAAGCCATTGCATTTGTACCAAAAAGAAAATATTCATCTTCATCTGGGATCCAAAGTAGTATCGTTGGATCCTATTGATAATCAGATTGTATTAAGTAATCAGGCAGTTTATGAGTTTGATAACTTAGTGCTTGCTACCGGGGCAAGGGCTTTTGTTCCGCCTATTCCTGGAATTGATTCTGTGGAAAAGGTATTTGTTTTAAGAACCCAGAGTGATGCAGAAAATATTAGGAGAGAGGTAAGTCATAGTACTGATAAGGAGGTGCTGATTATTGGTGGTGGTTATATCGGGTTGGAAACGGCTTCTTCATTGAGTGCGATGGGTGCTAGAGTAACAGTGCTGGAAAGAGAACAGCGCATTCTGGAACGAGTGACTGCACCTGTGATGTCTGCTTTTTTTATGCATTTACATACCCGTCACAAAGTGGATATAAAACTGAATAAAAATGTCGTCTCAGTGGATCAGGAGGATAAGTGTCGGGTAGTTTGTGAAGATGGTTCTACTTATCAGGCTGATATTATTGTTGTGGGGGTGGGTGTTATGGTAAATACAGAGCTGGCAGAGCAAGCTGCAATCAAAGTGGATAATGGTATATGGGTGAATTCATCCATGCAAACGAGTCGTAAAAATATTTATGCCATTGGTGATTGTACGCGCCATTACAATCCTTTTTATGATAGGTATATTCGGCTTGAGTCTGTACAAAATGCCAATGATCAGGCAAAGATAGCTGCTGCTTCACTGTGTGGAAATAAAGGGGTATACGATGTGCTACCCTGGTTCTGGTCTGACCAATACGATGTGAAACTTCAAATTGTGGGACTGTCAGAAGGCTACGATAATCTCGTGGTAAGACATGAGGATGGAAAGGAAAATGCTTTTTCGGTGTGGTATTTCCATAAAGAGCAATTATTGGCCGTTGATGCGGTTAATAATGCCAAAGCCTATATGATTGGAGCAAAATTTATCAGACAGAAGATTGGTGTTGATAAAAATAAATTGGGGGATAGTCGTATTCCTTTAAAGCCTACCAACCTATTAAAGGAGTAG
- a CDS encoding 2Fe-2S iron-sulfur cluster-binding protein, whose protein sequence is MAKITFITRDNETIIVEGESGSVMQLAKQNGIKGIDGECGGVCSCATCHVHVQNGAFDKTGEQSVNEQDLLELNEHADENSRLCCQMQLHDGLDGLVLKVAEKSTF, encoded by the coding sequence ATGGCAAAAATAACTTTTATTACCCGTGACAATGAAACCATAATTGTTGAAGGAGAAAGTGGCTCTGTAATGCAGCTGGCTAAGCAGAATGGTATTAAGGGCATTGATGGAGAGTGCGGGGGTGTTTGCTCGTGTGCGACATGTCATGTGCATGTGCAGAATGGTGCTTTTGACAAAACGGGAGAACAAAGTGTCAATGAACAAGATCTGTTGGAGTTGAATGAGCATGCCGACGAAAATAGTCGTTTGTGCTGTCAAATGCAATTGCATGATGGCTTGGATGGACTGGTACTTAAGGTAGCAGAGAAAAGTACTTTTTAG
- a CDS encoding cytochrome P450, whose amino-acid sequence MKKSTISDPFEDARNQTGYRDMDDQDDSVSMILRHKDVRKSAHDWKTFQSGAKPGRIVVPSEVHIRTLRQIPFELDPPEHTGFRNLVEPWFKRPLEKEYQAKLKPIIESEIDQAIAKGTVEVVHDFSLPLQSRALTVLLNMPEEEAELWIGWGTHVFRSEGDPLDSDKASGLAEYLDMKVEELKKNPGEDLFSVLLGSEVDGKKLTDDEVKGVLMLTFAGGRDTVINTLTNTIAYLADHPESIEKLRNEPETIEMAIEELVRYFSPLTHMGRVATADTTVCEHAIKKDTRASLCWASANRDEKVFERPNEVILDRKMNPHVGFGFGAHNCLGATHARTIMKIFIGLLVEKIQSMEILDCEDNIENLDGLERKVGFHKIHVKFNQRK is encoded by the coding sequence ATGAAAAAAAGTACGATTTCAGATCCCTTTGAAGATGCGCGTAATCAAACAGGCTATCGTGACATGGATGATCAGGACGATTCAGTGAGTATGATATTGAGACATAAAGATGTACGCAAGTCTGCTCATGATTGGAAGACATTTCAATCGGGGGCTAAACCCGGACGAATTGTTGTGCCATCGGAAGTACACATACGCACCTTGCGACAAATTCCTTTTGAACTTGATCCCCCTGAACATACTGGATTTAGAAATCTGGTAGAGCCTTGGTTTAAAAGACCTCTGGAAAAGGAATACCAAGCGAAATTAAAGCCGATTATTGAATCAGAAATTGACCAGGCCATTGCTAAAGGAACTGTTGAGGTGGTTCATGATTTTTCTTTACCCCTGCAATCGAGAGCGCTTACGGTATTGTTAAATATGCCCGAGGAAGAAGCCGAATTATGGATTGGTTGGGGAACGCACGTCTTTCGTAGTGAGGGAGATCCTCTGGATAGTGATAAAGCCAGCGGCTTAGCCGAGTATTTGGATATGAAAGTGGAAGAGTTGAAGAAGAATCCAGGAGAGGATTTGTTTTCGGTATTGCTCGGTTCAGAGGTGGATGGGAAGAAGTTGACCGATGATGAAGTGAAAGGTGTTTTGATGTTAACCTTTGCTGGAGGTAGAGATACGGTCATTAATACCTTAACCAATACCATTGCTTACCTGGCAGATCATCCTGAATCGATAGAGAAGCTACGTAATGAGCCGGAAACTATTGAAATGGCTATTGAAGAGTTGGTGCGCTATTTTTCACCACTGACCCATATGGGGCGTGTTGCTACTGCCGATACCACCGTTTGTGAACATGCCATAAAAAAAGATACCCGGGCTTCGTTGTGCTGGGCCTCAGCCAATCGTGATGAAAAAGTATTTGAAAGGCCGAATGAGGTAATTCTAGATCGTAAAATGAATCCTCATGTAGGATTTGGGTTTGGGGCTCATAATTGTCTGGGTGCTACCCATGCCAGAACCATCATGAAGATATTTATTGGATTGCTGGTGGAAAAAATTCAATCCATGGAGATTTTAGATTGTGAGGATAATATTGAGAACCTAGATGGTCTTGAACGCAAAGTTGGCTTCCATAAGATTCATGTAAAATTTAACCAAAGAAAATAA